The genomic stretch AGAATGATTAGGAGAAGGTTTAGGTTTTGGGCCGGGATTAGGACCAGGATTAGGGCCTGGAGAATATTTTTTATAAACAAAAACAGCTTTACTATCTGAAGAAGTATTTATATTATCCCCATTAACATTAAGTACAAAAACCTTTTCACCTTTTTCTTTAAATGAACCAGTGAAAAACATATTAACACTTTCATTTACAGCTAAATCACCAATATACCAAATTTGAGTGTTAGAATCAAAGTAACCTTTAGAAACAGTGAAATTATATAATTTAAAGCTATTTGGAAAAGTAATAATGGCATTTATATTTTCACCATCACCATCACCAATATTAACAACTTTGAAAACACCATTAAGAGTTTCATTAACCCAATAATGATTTTTATTCAAAATAATAGTTGATAAAACCTTAGTCTTACTAATTAACAAATATCCATTTTTAATAGTGATATTTTGATCATTATGACCTGAATAATCACCATTAACAAGTAAAATACCTTTAGTTTGATTAATCAAATAATTAATTGAAGCATATCCTTCATCAGCTGTTGAGTTTCCAATAAATACATTATTAACATAGAATGATATATTTTGACCAGTGATAGGATTACCCATATCATCGGTTAAATATGCAAATAAAGTAAAACTTTTTTTATAAACAGGAATAGTAGTATTATTCAAATATGATAAAACAACATTTAAAGAACCATTATTATAAATAACATTTCCACCTAAAAGTGCAAAATTACCTATTACAAAATTACCTGTCATGAAATTATTATTTACAAATAAAAATTTATTGTTAAAAATACCTCCAGCACTTTTACTTGCTGTATTATTTGTAAAGTTAGAATTAGAAATATTTAAAGAACCAGAATTAAAAACAGCCCCTCCAAAGTCTGCAGTATTATTTATAAAGCTAGAATTAATAACTCGGTTAAGGTCTATATTATCTAATTCAGCAATCTTAGCAAGTTCCATATAAATCTCATTATTAAAAATAGCTCCTCCATAACTCCCATTATTACTAACAAAAGAAGAATTAATTATATTATAAAAATTAGTATTGGAAATATAAATTGCACCAGCATAAAATCCACTATTATTTATAAAAGAAGAATTAATTACACTACCATTCATATTAGAATTACTATATATTGCTCCTCCTTTACTAGCACTATTGTTTGTAAATATAGTATCATTAACTATATTACTAAAACCATTTTGATATAATGCTCCAGCTCTATAATCTGCATGATTATTTTTAAAATTACAGTTTGTAATATTATTATAATCTCCATTAATGTAAATAGCACCACCATCATCAGAAACATTATTTCCAATGAATTCAGAATTGCTTATAGTATGATTATTTCCAGATTGATAAATAACACCTCCCTGTAAAGAAGCATTAT from Methanobrevibacter arboriphilus JCM 13429 = DSM 1125 encodes the following:
- a CDS encoding beta strand repeat-containing protein, encoding MFKNKKISFILLATLFCFLFLVSISSTSANEVNINNTTNEGIKGSLGNDTINLDGGIYSGENNTNISFDNSRNITIQSSDPNNKAIIDLGGDEGVTFINNTGAVDSLGSLTLKNLVFKNARFFALICFNSKLTVINCTFIHNNALLFGLINMGYHSQLNIIDSDFINNSGRYGTAIATGPSTKGISITNCNFINNRASESGGALFIFSSEFNNTNITNCNFINNSALNGGAIYNYDGTKNVINCTFINNTASSLGGAIYNENNVNLNIYNGTFINNTGFSGGAIANCNIDYINISNSNFINNTAFVSGGAIYNNQSTGFNVLNSNFIGNNASLGGVLYSLSSTANRISNSTFISNNASDGGAIYNEDFNQIIINSTFTNNSATGSGGAIYNFGNNQNIINSTFTNNSATGSGGAIYTYSDYQNIDNCKFISNNASLQGGVIYQSGNNHTISNSEFIGNNVSDDGGAIYINGDYNNITNCNFKNNHADYRAGALYQNGFSNIVNDTIFTNNSASKGGAIYSNSNMNGSVINSSFINNSGFYAGAIYISNTNFYNIINSSFVSNNGSYGGAIFNNEIYMELAKIAELDNIDLNRVINSSFINNTADFGGAVFNSGSLNISNSNFTNNTASKSAGGIFNNKFLFVNNNFMTGNFVIGNFALLGGNVIYNNGSLNVVLSYLNNTTIPVYKKSFTLFAYLTDDMGNPITGQNISFYVNNVFIGNSTADEGYASINYLINQTKGILLVNGDYSGHNDQNITIKNGYLLISKTKVLSTIILNKNHYWVNETLNGVFKVVNIGDGDGENINAIITFPNSFKLYNFTVSKGYFDSNTQIWYIGDLAVNESVNMFFTGSFKEKGEKVFVLNVNGDNINTSSDSKAVFVYKKYSPGPNPGPNPGPKPKPSPNHSTDNNVSAGMKKSGLPIFVLLLILITSVIIVRVKK